From Microcebus murinus isolate Inina chromosome 13, M.murinus_Inina_mat1.0, whole genome shotgun sequence, the proteins below share one genomic window:
- the LOC142874838 gene encoding cyclin-I-like, with amino-acid sequence MTPRHHCEAYSTAEEEEEEEEENVSPSQRDEVIQWLAKLKYQFNLYPETFALASSLLDRFLATVKAHPKYLSCIAISCFFLAAKTVEEDERIPVLKVLARDSFCGCSSSEILRMERIILDKLNWDLHTATPLDFLHIFHAIAVSTRPQLLFNLPKLSPSQHLAVLTKQLLHCMACNQLLQFKGSMLALAMVSLEMEKLIPDWLPLTIELLQKAQMDSSQLIHCRELVAHHLSTLQSSLPLNSVYVYRPLKHTLVTCDKGVFRLHPSSVPGSDFSKDNSKPEVPVRGTAAFYHHLPAASGCKHTSAKRKVEEMEVDDFYDGIKRLYNEDNASENVGSVCGTDLSRQEGHVSPCPPLQPVSVM; translated from the exons ATGACCCCGCGTCACCACTGTGAGGCCTACAGCActgccgaggaggaggaggaggaggaggaagag AATGTTTCTCCATCCCAGAGAGATGAAGTAATTCAGTGGTTGGCCAAACTCAAGTACCAATTCAACCTTTACCCGGAAACATTTGCTCTGGCTAGCAGTCTTTTGGACAGGTTTTTAGCTACTGTAAAGGCCCATCCAAAATACTTGAGTTGTATTGCAATCAGCTGTTTTTTCCTAGCTGCCAAGACTGTTGAGGAAGATGAGAGAATTCCAGTACTGAAAGTATTGGCAAGAGACAGTTTCTGTGGATGTTCCTCATCTGAAATTCTGAGAATGGAGAGAATTATTCTGGATAAGTTGAATTGGGATCTTCACACAGCCACACCATtggattttcttcacattttccatGCCATTGCAGTGTCAACTAGGCCTCAGTTACTTTTCAATTTGCCCAAATTGAGCCCGTCTCAACATTTGGCGGTCCTCACCAAGCAACTACTTCACTGTATGGCCTGCAACCAGCTTCTACAATTCAAAGGATCCATGCTTGCTTTAGCCATGGTTAGTTTGGAAATGGAGAAACTTATTCCTGATTGGCTTCCTCTTACAATTGAATTGCTTCAGAAAGCACAGATGGATAGCTCCCAGTTGATCCACTGTCGGGAGCTTGTGGCACATCACCTTTCTACTCTGCAGTCTTCCCTGCCTCTAAATTCCGTTTATGTCTACCGTCCCCTCAAGCACACCTTGGTGACCTGTGACAAAGGAGTGTTCAGATTACATCCCTCCTCTGTCCCAGGCTCAGATTTCTCCAAGGACAACAGCAAGCCAGAAGTGCCAGTCAGAGGTACAGCAGCCTTCTACCATCATCTCCCAGCTGCCAGTGGGTGCAAGCACACCTCTGCTAAGCGCAAAGTAGAGGAAATGGAAGTGGATGACTTCTATGATGGAATCAAACGGCTCTATAATGAAGATAATGCTTCAGAAAATGTGGGTTCTGTGTGTGGCACTGATTTGTCAAGACAAGAGGGACATGTTTCCCCTTGTCCACCTTTGCAGCCTGTTTCTGTCATGTAG